A stretch of the Argentina anserina chromosome 6, drPotAnse1.1, whole genome shotgun sequence genome encodes the following:
- the LOC126797340 gene encoding anoctamin-like protein At1g73020 isoform X1 has product MSVAEEEQSGFEIGIVVPKRTVKDGDGDDCVEVLLNEFKNVGFIVERVSGVVDDFIKLAAPLETLGRAAVELQIKKRTRIGMDLQFEWEEVDAFVRQPDGSLFSWCERFQCYRHLIYGIMNKGRSAETLRFEGKEFYWEIGEHLLKKLESQRIVKDVFPLHDEVKRKKLLHTWALHWWDFTSQPIDEVYSYFGTKIAIYFAFLGMYTQWLLFPATFGLILQIFDFGSLQLLVLPLFFISITLWAIMFSQFWKRKNVALLARWHISYPIRTDLGNRQLGTVWSSPQSSVELMKKWGTDKTKEKEMFQRIEWFGRLMRFRNDAIIIVSIICLQLPFELAYAHLYEVIESDIVKFGLTTVYLFAIQFFTQLGGKVSVKLINYENNENREKRADSLVYKVFGLYFMQSYIGVFYHALLHRNFLTLRTVLIQRLLVSEVLENLVENTLPYLKYSYKKFRVRSKKKREKGSSTGRIQFSSRVEKEYLKPSYSASIGMELEDGLFDDFLELTLQFGMIMMFACALPPAFAFAAVNNLTEIRTDALKLLVMHKRPIPRVSITIGAWLNIFQFLVVTSICTNCALLVWLYDHEGKWNIEPGLAAILIMEHILLLIKFGFSRFVPEEPAWVQANRVKNATEAEYLCSKQLLRNISGGERAGGVTAAAKKTE; this is encoded by the exons ATGAGTGTTGCTGAGGAGGAACAGAGTGGTTTTGAGATTGGGATTGTGGTTCCGAAGAGAACTGTAAAGGATGGTGATGGAGATGACTGTGTGGAGGTTTTGTTAAATGAGTTTAAGAATGTGGGTTTTATAGTTGAGAGAGTTTCTGGCGTTGTTGATGACTTTATCAAG CTGGCAGCGCCGTTGGAGACTTTGGGGAGAGCTGCTGTTGAGTTGCAAATCAAAAAGCGAACCCGAATCG GGATGGATTTACAATTTGAATGGGAAGAGGTTGATGCTTTTGTGAGGCAGCCTGATGGTTCATTGTTCAGCTGGTGTGAGCGTTTTCAGTGCTATAGACACTTGATATATGGAATT ATGAACAAGGGCAGGTCAGCTGAAACTCTGAGATTTGAGGGGAAGGAGTTTTATTGGGAAATTGGGGAACATTTACTTAAGAAATTGGAGTCACAGAGGATTGTCAAAGATGTTTTCCCTTTGCATG ATGAAGTGAAAAGGAAGAAACTTCTTCATACTTGGGCTTTGCACTGGTGGGATTTCACAAGCCAGCCCATAGATGAAGTTTATTCATATTTTGGTACAAAG ATTGCCATCTATTTTGCTTTCCTCGGAATGTATACGCAGTGGTTGCTGTTTCCAGCTACGTTTGGGCTTATTCTGCAGATATTTGATTTTGG GTCGTTGCAGTTACTGGTGCTCCCCCTTTTCTTTATAAGCATAACATTATGGGCTATAATGTTTTCCCAGTTCTGGAAACGCAAAAATGTCGCTCTTTTAGCTAG ATGGCATATCAGTTATCCAATCAGAACTGACCTGGGAAATAGGCAGTTGGGCACAGTTTGGAGTTCCCCGCAGTCATCTGTTGAACTCATGAAGAAATGGGGCACAgacaaaacaaaagagaaagaaatgtTTCAAAGAATTGAGTGGTTTGGACGACTAATGAGATTCCGAAATGATGCTATCATTATAGTTAGTATTATATGTCTCCAGTTACCATTTGAGCTGGCATATGCTCATCTTTACGAGGTTATCGAGTCTGATATTGTGAA gTTTGGGTTGACGACCGTGTATCTTTTTGCCATTCAGTTTTTTACACAGCTTGGGGGCAAGGTCTCTGTCAAGCTTATTAATTAcgaaaataatgaaaacagAGAAAAAAGAGCCGACAGTTTGGTATACAAG GTATTTGGTCTTTATTTCATGCAGTCATATATTGGAGTCTTCTACCATGCTCTTTTACACCGCAACTTTTTGACTCTTCGCACAGTTTTGATTCAGCGGCTGCTTGTTTCTGAG GTATTGGAAAACTTGGTGGAAAATACTTTACCATATTTGAAGTACAGTTATAAAAAATTTAGAGTCCG AAGCAAGAAGAAACGTGAAAAAGGATCATCAACCGGGAGAATCCAATTTTCTTCTAGGGTGGAAAAGGAGTACCTGAAACCGTCTTATTCTGCAAGCATTGGTATGGAGCTTGAAGATGGACTTTTTGATG ACTTTCTAGAGTTAACACTGCAGTTTGGAATGATCATGATGTTTGCTTGTGCACTTCCCCCTGCTTTTGCCTTTGCTGCTGTG AACAACTTAACCGAAATTAGGACAGATGCATTGAAGCTTCTTGTCATGCATAAGAGGCCAATTCCTCGTGTTTCCATAACAATTGGTGCTTGGCTGAACATATTTCAG TTTCTTGTAGTTACATCGATATGCACCAACTGCGCCCTGTTAGTATGGTTATATGATCATGAAGGGAAATGGAATATAGAGCCTGGCCTAGCTGCAATTTTGATTATGGAACATATCCTCCTGTTGATCAAGTTTGGTTTTTCTCGCTTTGTTCCTGAG GAACCTGCTTGGGTACAGGCAAACCGCGTGAAAAATGCAACAGAGGCCGAATACTTGTGCTCCAAACAGCTTTTGAGGAACATTTCTGGAGGAGAGAGGGCAGGAGGTGTTACTGCTGCAGCCAAGAAGACAGAATAA
- the LOC126797340 gene encoding anoctamin-like protein At1g73020 isoform X2, translated as MSVAEEEQSGFEIGIVVPKRTVKDGDGDDCVEVLLNEFKNVGFIVERVSGVVDDFIKLAAPLETLGRAAVELQIKKRTRIGMDLQFEWEEVDAFVRQPDGSLFSWCERFQCYRHLIYGIMNKGRSAETLRFEGKEFYWEIGEHLLKKLESQRIVKDVFPLHDEVKRKKLLHTWALHWWDFTSQPIDEVYSYFGTKIAIYFAFLGMYTQWLLFPATFGLILQIFDFGSLQLLVLPLFFISITLWAIMFSQFWKRKNVALLARWHISYPIRTDLGNRQLGTVWSSPQSSVELMKKWGTDKTKEKEMFQRIEWFGRLMRFRNDAIIIVSIICLQLPFELAYAHLYEVIESDIVKFGLTTVYLFAIQFFTQLGGKVSVKLINYENNENREKRADSLVYKVFGLYFMQSYIGVFYHALLHRNFLTLRTVLIQRLLVSEVLENLVENTLPYLKYSYKKFRVRKKKREKGSSTGRIQFSSRVEKEYLKPSYSASIGMELEDGLFDDFLELTLQFGMIMMFACALPPAFAFAAVNNLTEIRTDALKLLVMHKRPIPRVSITIGAWLNIFQFLVVTSICTNCALLVWLYDHEGKWNIEPGLAAILIMEHILLLIKFGFSRFVPEEPAWVQANRVKNATEAEYLCSKQLLRNISGGERAGGVTAAAKKTE; from the exons ATGAGTGTTGCTGAGGAGGAACAGAGTGGTTTTGAGATTGGGATTGTGGTTCCGAAGAGAACTGTAAAGGATGGTGATGGAGATGACTGTGTGGAGGTTTTGTTAAATGAGTTTAAGAATGTGGGTTTTATAGTTGAGAGAGTTTCTGGCGTTGTTGATGACTTTATCAAG CTGGCAGCGCCGTTGGAGACTTTGGGGAGAGCTGCTGTTGAGTTGCAAATCAAAAAGCGAACCCGAATCG GGATGGATTTACAATTTGAATGGGAAGAGGTTGATGCTTTTGTGAGGCAGCCTGATGGTTCATTGTTCAGCTGGTGTGAGCGTTTTCAGTGCTATAGACACTTGATATATGGAATT ATGAACAAGGGCAGGTCAGCTGAAACTCTGAGATTTGAGGGGAAGGAGTTTTATTGGGAAATTGGGGAACATTTACTTAAGAAATTGGAGTCACAGAGGATTGTCAAAGATGTTTTCCCTTTGCATG ATGAAGTGAAAAGGAAGAAACTTCTTCATACTTGGGCTTTGCACTGGTGGGATTTCACAAGCCAGCCCATAGATGAAGTTTATTCATATTTTGGTACAAAG ATTGCCATCTATTTTGCTTTCCTCGGAATGTATACGCAGTGGTTGCTGTTTCCAGCTACGTTTGGGCTTATTCTGCAGATATTTGATTTTGG GTCGTTGCAGTTACTGGTGCTCCCCCTTTTCTTTATAAGCATAACATTATGGGCTATAATGTTTTCCCAGTTCTGGAAACGCAAAAATGTCGCTCTTTTAGCTAG ATGGCATATCAGTTATCCAATCAGAACTGACCTGGGAAATAGGCAGTTGGGCACAGTTTGGAGTTCCCCGCAGTCATCTGTTGAACTCATGAAGAAATGGGGCACAgacaaaacaaaagagaaagaaatgtTTCAAAGAATTGAGTGGTTTGGACGACTAATGAGATTCCGAAATGATGCTATCATTATAGTTAGTATTATATGTCTCCAGTTACCATTTGAGCTGGCATATGCTCATCTTTACGAGGTTATCGAGTCTGATATTGTGAA gTTTGGGTTGACGACCGTGTATCTTTTTGCCATTCAGTTTTTTACACAGCTTGGGGGCAAGGTCTCTGTCAAGCTTATTAATTAcgaaaataatgaaaacagAGAAAAAAGAGCCGACAGTTTGGTATACAAG GTATTTGGTCTTTATTTCATGCAGTCATATATTGGAGTCTTCTACCATGCTCTTTTACACCGCAACTTTTTGACTCTTCGCACAGTTTTGATTCAGCGGCTGCTTGTTTCTGAG GTATTGGAAAACTTGGTGGAAAATACTTTACCATATTTGAAGTACAGTTATAAAAAATTTAGAGTCCG CAAGAAGAAACGTGAAAAAGGATCATCAACCGGGAGAATCCAATTTTCTTCTAGGGTGGAAAAGGAGTACCTGAAACCGTCTTATTCTGCAAGCATTGGTATGGAGCTTGAAGATGGACTTTTTGATG ACTTTCTAGAGTTAACACTGCAGTTTGGAATGATCATGATGTTTGCTTGTGCACTTCCCCCTGCTTTTGCCTTTGCTGCTGTG AACAACTTAACCGAAATTAGGACAGATGCATTGAAGCTTCTTGTCATGCATAAGAGGCCAATTCCTCGTGTTTCCATAACAATTGGTGCTTGGCTGAACATATTTCAG TTTCTTGTAGTTACATCGATATGCACCAACTGCGCCCTGTTAGTATGGTTATATGATCATGAAGGGAAATGGAATATAGAGCCTGGCCTAGCTGCAATTTTGATTATGGAACATATCCTCCTGTTGATCAAGTTTGGTTTTTCTCGCTTTGTTCCTGAG GAACCTGCTTGGGTACAGGCAAACCGCGTGAAAAATGCAACAGAGGCCGAATACTTGTGCTCCAAACAGCTTTTGAGGAACATTTCTGGAGGAGAGAGGGCAGGAGGTGTTACTGCTGCAGCCAAGAAGACAGAATAA
- the LOC126797340 gene encoding anoctamin-like protein At1g73020 isoform X3 — MSVAEEEQSGFEIGIVVPKRTVKDGDGDDCVEVLLNEFKNVGFIVERVSGVVDDFIKLAAPLETLGRAAVELQIKKRTRIGMDLQFEWEEVDAFVRQPDGSLFSWCERFQCYRHLIYGIMNKGRSAETLRFEGKEFYWEIGEHLLKKLESQRIVKDVFPLHDEVKRKKLLHTWALHWWDFTSQPIDEVYSYFGTKIAIYFAFLGMYTQWLLFPATFGLILQIFDFGSLQLLVLPLFFISITLWAIMFSQFWKRKNVALLARWHISYPIRTDLGNRQLGTVWSSPQSSVELMKKWGTDKTKEKEMFQRIEWFGRLMRFRNDAIIIVSIICLQLPFELAYAHLYEVIESDIVKFGLTTVYLFAIQFFTQLGGKVSVKLINYENNENREKRADSLVYKVFGLYFMQSYIGVFYHALLHRNFLTLRTVLIQRLLVSEVLENLVENTLPYLKYSYKKFRVRSKKKREKGSSTGRIQFSSRVEKEYLKPSYSASIGMELEDGLFDDFLELTLQFGMIMMFACALPPAFAFAAVVAFVLWLH; from the exons ATGAGTGTTGCTGAGGAGGAACAGAGTGGTTTTGAGATTGGGATTGTGGTTCCGAAGAGAACTGTAAAGGATGGTGATGGAGATGACTGTGTGGAGGTTTTGTTAAATGAGTTTAAGAATGTGGGTTTTATAGTTGAGAGAGTTTCTGGCGTTGTTGATGACTTTATCAAG CTGGCAGCGCCGTTGGAGACTTTGGGGAGAGCTGCTGTTGAGTTGCAAATCAAAAAGCGAACCCGAATCG GGATGGATTTACAATTTGAATGGGAAGAGGTTGATGCTTTTGTGAGGCAGCCTGATGGTTCATTGTTCAGCTGGTGTGAGCGTTTTCAGTGCTATAGACACTTGATATATGGAATT ATGAACAAGGGCAGGTCAGCTGAAACTCTGAGATTTGAGGGGAAGGAGTTTTATTGGGAAATTGGGGAACATTTACTTAAGAAATTGGAGTCACAGAGGATTGTCAAAGATGTTTTCCCTTTGCATG ATGAAGTGAAAAGGAAGAAACTTCTTCATACTTGGGCTTTGCACTGGTGGGATTTCACAAGCCAGCCCATAGATGAAGTTTATTCATATTTTGGTACAAAG ATTGCCATCTATTTTGCTTTCCTCGGAATGTATACGCAGTGGTTGCTGTTTCCAGCTACGTTTGGGCTTATTCTGCAGATATTTGATTTTGG GTCGTTGCAGTTACTGGTGCTCCCCCTTTTCTTTATAAGCATAACATTATGGGCTATAATGTTTTCCCAGTTCTGGAAACGCAAAAATGTCGCTCTTTTAGCTAG ATGGCATATCAGTTATCCAATCAGAACTGACCTGGGAAATAGGCAGTTGGGCACAGTTTGGAGTTCCCCGCAGTCATCTGTTGAACTCATGAAGAAATGGGGCACAgacaaaacaaaagagaaagaaatgtTTCAAAGAATTGAGTGGTTTGGACGACTAATGAGATTCCGAAATGATGCTATCATTATAGTTAGTATTATATGTCTCCAGTTACCATTTGAGCTGGCATATGCTCATCTTTACGAGGTTATCGAGTCTGATATTGTGAA gTTTGGGTTGACGACCGTGTATCTTTTTGCCATTCAGTTTTTTACACAGCTTGGGGGCAAGGTCTCTGTCAAGCTTATTAATTAcgaaaataatgaaaacagAGAAAAAAGAGCCGACAGTTTGGTATACAAG GTATTTGGTCTTTATTTCATGCAGTCATATATTGGAGTCTTCTACCATGCTCTTTTACACCGCAACTTTTTGACTCTTCGCACAGTTTTGATTCAGCGGCTGCTTGTTTCTGAG GTATTGGAAAACTTGGTGGAAAATACTTTACCATATTTGAAGTACAGTTATAAAAAATTTAGAGTCCG AAGCAAGAAGAAACGTGAAAAAGGATCATCAACCGGGAGAATCCAATTTTCTTCTAGGGTGGAAAAGGAGTACCTGAAACCGTCTTATTCTGCAAGCATTGGTATGGAGCTTGAAGATGGACTTTTTGATG ACTTTCTAGAGTTAACACTGCAGTTTGGAATGATCATGATGTTTGCTTGTGCACTTCCCCCTGCTTTTGCCTTTGCTGCTGTG GTAGCTTTTGTTTTGTGGTTGCATTAG